Proteins encoded within one genomic window of Fragaria vesca subsp. vesca linkage group LG1, FraVesHawaii_1.0, whole genome shotgun sequence:
- the LOC101311790 gene encoding GTPase-activating protein gyp7-like, protein MHEPELQDLADDADYAASQQHGSASMMRSDSGRHSSSSEHEGAEVVYVKDNVTIHPSMLASERISGRLRLIKQGSSLFMTWIPYKGQNTNARVSEKDRILYTIRGVPLTEVRSIRRHTPALGWQYIIIVLATGLAFPPLYFYNGGVKEFLATIKQHVFIVRSAEDANVFLVNDFQNPLQKTLSSLEIPRALSVGSEPSTSSLVGETSLDEMQERKSEDVQNDYTISQYNERQKQKNHDPARDISIQVLEKFSLVTKFARETTSQLFRDGHSNGYGGIQRRSNSLSSIDYSSQKASDDSNKVSDKSPVPEDPLEFDKNSLVWGKPRQPPLEFDEWRTFLDSEGRITDSEALRKRIFYGGVEHKLRKEVWPFLLGYHAYDSTYAEREYLKAMKKAEFETVKKQWQSISPEQARRFTKFRERKGLIDKDVVRTDRSISFYDGDDNPNVNLLHDILLTYSFYNFDLGYCQGMSDLLSPILFVMGDESESFWCFVKLMERLGPNFNRDQNGMHSQLFAITKLVEMLDSPLHNYFTQRDCLNYFFCFRWVLIQFKREFEFNKTLRLWEVLWTHYPSEHLHLYVCVAILKRYRSKIIGEQMDFDTLLKFINELSGQINLDAVVRDAEALCICAGENGDACIPPGTPPSLPVDDGLLYPQQELDEVL, encoded by the exons ATGCACGAACCGGAGCTCCAGGACCTCGCCGACGACGCCGATTATGCGGCGTCGCAGCAACAC GGCTCGGCGAGCATGATGCGAAGCGATAGCGGCAGGCACAGCTCGTCGAGCGAGCACGAAGGCGCCGAGGTGGTTTATGTGAAGGATAATGTGACCATCCACCCCTCTATGCTCGCGTCGGAGAGGATTAGTGGACGATTAAGGCTAATTAAGCAGGGCTCTTCACTTTTTATG ACGTGGATTCCGTACAAGGGGCAAAACACCAATGCTAGGGTTTCTGAGAAAG ATAGGATTCTGTATACTATAAGGGGAGTGCCGTTGACAGAGGTTCGGTCCATTCGGCGCCACACTCCTGCACTTGGATGGCAGTACATTATCATCGTTTTGGCAACTG GACTTGCTTTTCCCCCTCTGTACTTCTACAATGGAGGAGTCAAGGAGTTCCTTGCTACAATAAAGCAGCATGTGTTCATTGTGAG GTCAGCTGAGGATGCTAATGTATTTCTTGTGAATGATTTTCAAAATCCTCTGCAG AAAACTCTATCATCTTTGGAGATACCGAGGGCGCTTTCTGTTGGAAGTGAGCCATCTACATCTTCCTTAGTTGGCGAGACGTCTCTAGATGAAATGCAGGAGAGAAAAAGTGAGGATGTCCAAAATGATTATACAATTTCTCAATATAATGAGAGGCAAAAGCAAAAGAATCATGATCCTGCACGAGATATCTCAATTCAAGTGCTGGAGAAGTTTTCTCTTGTGACAAAATTTGCTCGAGAAACAACTTCGCAACTCTTCCGTGATGGCCATAGTAATGGATATGGAGGTATACAAAGGAGAAGTAATAGCCTGTCTTCCATTGATTACTCCTCTCAAAAGGCATCTGATGATTCAAACAAAGTCTCTGATAAAAGTCCAGTCCCCGAGGATCCACTGGAG TTTGACAAGAATTCACTGGTATGGGGAAAACCACGACAGCCTCCTTTGGAGTTTGATGAG TGGCGCACCTTCTTGGATTCTGAAGGGCGGATCACGGATTCAGAAGCTTTAAGAAAGAGAATATTTTATGGGGGAGTTGAGCACAAACTACGGAAAGAG GTCTGGCCATTCTTGCTGGGATACCATGCATATGATTCAACATACGCAGAGAGGGAGTATCTCAAGGCAATGAAGAAAGCAGAGTTTGAGACAGTAAAGAAGCAGTGGCAG AGTATCTCCCCAGAGCAGGCAAGAAGGTTTACAAAATTCCGAGAGAGAAAAGGCCTTATTGACAAAGATGTG GTGAGGACCGACAGATCTATCTCCTTCTACGATGGGGATGATAATCCAAATGTGAATCTGTTGCATGATATATTGTTAACATACTCGTTTTACAACTTCGATCTTGGTTACTGTCAG GGTATGAGTGATCTTCTGTCCCCAATATTGTTTGTAATGGGGGATGAGTCGGAATCATTTTGGTGTTTTGTTAAACTGATGGAGCGCCTTGGGCCCAATTTTAACCGTGACCAAAATGGCATGCACTCTCAACTTTTTGCCATAACTAAG TTGGTGGAGATGTTAGATAGCCCCTTGCATAATTACTTTACACAGCGTGACTGCTTGAATTACTTCTTTTGTTTCCGCTGGGTTCTGATACAGTTTAAAAG GGAATTTGAATTCAACAAGACACTGAGATTATGGGAGGTACTGTGGACACATTATCCATCTGAGCACCTCCACCTATATGTGTGCGTTGCGATACTCAAGCGATACCGTAGTAAGATAATTGGGGAGCAGATGGACTTCGACACTCTACTGAAGTTCATCAATGAGCTGAGTGGTCAGATAAATCTTGATGCCGTTGTGAGAGATGCAGAAGCTCTGTGCATATGTGCTGGTGAGAATGGTGATGCTTGCATTCCACCTGGAACTCCGCCCTCACTACCTGTTGATGATGGTTTGTTGTACCCTCAACAAGAACTAGATGAGGTATTGTAA